A genome region from Rutidosis leptorrhynchoides isolate AG116_Rl617_1_P2 unplaced genomic scaffold, CSIRO_AGI_Rlap_v1 contig100, whole genome shotgun sequence includes the following:
- the LOC139880988 gene encoding uncharacterized protein, producing the protein MSEQEDTNQSVNTPTPPPSTAETSSAQDDTPPPPPLPAPPAFDPSRMIGIIKRKALIKELASVYHQECLAHCQELLELQKKTEEPFYEVKIPDDFRKETTRPSKRAKKTR; encoded by the exons ATGAGCGAACAAGAAGACACAAATCAATCAGTTAATACTCCTACTCCTCCGCCTTCAACCGCCGAAACATCCTCAGCGCAAGATGATACTCCACCGCCGCCGCCGCTTCCGGCTCCGCCTGCTTTCGATCCAAGTCGAA TGATTGGCATTATCAAAAGGAAGGCTCTCATTAAAGAATTAGCTTCCGTTTACCACCAAGAATGCCTTGCACACTGTCAAGAACTACTGGAACTTCAAAAGAAAACCGAGGAG CCATTCTATGAGGTGAAAATTCCTGATGATTTTAGGAAAGAGACGACGAGACCCTCAAAACGTGCAAAGAAGACCCGCTAA
- the LOC139880990 gene encoding uncharacterized protein codes for MQPRFGGKKPTGTPSLAWSSVVVVASLLAGASIVHNLYKPDLTLPPIESNEASKERS; via the exons ATGCAGCCAAGATTCGGAGGGAAGAAGCCGACCGGAACTCCATCATTGGCCTGGTCATCTGTTGTCGTCGTCGCCTCACTTCTCGCCGGCGCCTCGATTGTGCATAACCTCTACAAGCCTGACCTT ACTTTGCCTCCGATCGAAAGCAATGAAGCTAGCAAGGAACGATCCTAG